The window TGGGAGAAAGtgtgtgctggggtggggggagcaggcGTGAGcagaggggtgggcaggggcgaGGGGGTGCGCGGGCAGAGGCGTCTgtagggctggggcagggagcaggggccGCTCCCAGGGCGAGCAGGCGGTGGCCTGTCCCTCTGGCCCGACGTGGTTCTGGCGTGCTTTTGCAGAGAAGGCCGACGGGACGGCTGTGGACATCTTCTCCTTCGGGATGTGCGCGCTGGAGGTACGGAGCGGGACGGCTGCAGCGCCGGGGGACCCGCAGTGACGCCCGGTTACGGGGCAGGATTGTTTTTGCTGAGCCTGCTGGGGGTCACGGTGGCCTGGGGACCCTCCCGAGGAGGCTCCTTGCCCTTGTCCCAACCTCCCTGTGAGCTGGGATCCCTTGCAGCGATGGAGACATCTCTGCTGGGGTCAGCagagcatctgctgctgctgcagcccgccctgccctgggcacagcagcgggctgagctgagctgagctgagctcgtctgtgctgggctggtgcctcctcttcctcggtgggctgggaagggagggcGCAGAGGGCAGGGACCGGCAGTGCCGCTCCAGGAGGATGCGCAGCACCAAGCCCAGCTGGCCCGGGCAGgttggggggctgctggggctgcttgTGTTGTCCCAGGTCTGTGCGGTGCCCAGGGAGCAGCTGCCCGTGGCCGCGCCGCGGTGACCCTGGGAGCAGCCTGGAGCGCTGCTGCAGGGAAGAAACGGGCCCCGAGCGCAGCGACCCGGTGGCCAGGGAGCTCCGGGGAGCCCAGGGGGTCCAGAGCCCGGCCAGGCTGCGTGTCCTGGTGCTCCACAGGGGATGTCCCTTTGGGAAGCCCTCGGGGACTGACCCCGGGCTTGGCCGCGTGTGGACATGGCTGCGCTCCTCCCTCCTCAGATGGCCGTGCTGGAGATCCAGAGTAACGGGGACACGCGGGTCTCGGAGGAGGCCATCGTGCGGGCACGGCACTCCGTGGACGACCCCAACATGCGGGTGagtgcagctggggacagcctgACCCACCGATGGGTCACGCGTCCCTCCTGGGGCGTGAATCTGCCCGCCAGCGTTCGTCCCCTCGGCTGGTACCCAGCACATCAGAGCCAGCCTGGCATCCCCGCGTCCTCCCTGGCCCAGAGCACGCCATGGCCGGGCTGCTGGTGGGTGCCAGCACCGTGCTGCCCGCCCACAGCACAGCCACATCCCTCGTGCTGCCAGGGacagccccggggccgggagGGAGCCGGGCTGGCAGCcgtgggcagggagcagggaatGTCCCGCTTTGCCCCCGGTTTATGCCTTTTCTTTGACCCCCAGGAGTTCATCCTGTCGTGCCTGACCCTCAACCCAGACAAGAGACCGACTGCCAATAACCTGCTCTTCCACCGCGTGCTCTTCGAGGTGCATTCCCTGAAGCTGCTGGCAGCGCACTGCTTCATCAACAACCAGTGTGAGTGACCACGGGGCCACCCGGCCCCGTCTGGGCTTGTGCTGCTGCCCCGGTGGAGCTGGGGGGTGATGCCCAGAGggctggagacaggctgagagagttggagaagagaaggctgcggggagaccttctagcaccttccagtgcctgaaggggctacaggaaagcaggagaggggcttttgacaagggcgtggagtgacaggacgagggggaacggttttaaactgcaagaggggagattgagatgagatgtgaggaagcaattctttggtgtgagggtggtgagagcctggcccaggttgcccagagcagctgtggctgccccctccctggcagggttcaagggcaggttggatggggctgggagcaacctggtgtggtggaaggtgtccctgcccatggcagggggttggaactacatggactttaaggtcccttccaacccaaaccagtttgTGATTCTTATGATGTGGCAGAGACTGGGGAGGAAGGTGGTGATTCACAGACCTTCCCTGGGGTCTGTGccgctgtcctgctgcaggaccTCCCCGCTGACAGCCCCTGTCTGCCTGTGCCCTAGATCTGATGCCCGAGAACGTGGTGGAGGAGAAGATAAAGGAATTGGACTTGAACATGGTGATGGCAGAGATACGGAGAGAGGGTCGGCCTGGAGCACAGTGGAGGTGAGCATCAGTGGGGGAGATTTCATCGCTGTGAGCCCAGGACTTGCATCCAGCCTGGTGACCctggtgccatggtctagtggtcctctgttctgctcttctgtCCTGCCTCTCCCAGTAACCTTCCCGTCCTGTTTCTCTCCCAGGTACTCAGAGGTCTCCTTCCTTGAACTCGACAAATTCTTAGAAGACGTCAGGTGGGTTGAGGGTGGTGCTGGCTGACCTGTAACGAGGGGGGCTCTGTGGCCTGCCACCTCCTCACCGTGCTGCCACTCCACGGGCTCAGATCCCCGGGCTGGGCCATGGCCTGGGCCATGGCCTGGGGGGAGTCTGGGGGGTCAGCACAGGCTGACCTGTGCCAGGGCTGTAAGAGGACGGGGCTCAGCCGTTTGTCCTCCCTCTGTGTCCGTACCAGGAATGGGATTTACCCCCTGATGAACTTCGCTGTTTCCAGACCCCACGCCCTCCCACGCGTActctcccagccccaggaggaCCCTCAGAAAGCCAAGACTCCCACCCCGGAGCCCTTCGATGTGGAGACCAGGAAGGTAAGGTCAGCTCCAGGTGGGGATCcgtttcgccaggggaggttcaggttggacattaggaagcatttcttctcagcaagggtcattagccattggaaggggctgcccagggaggtggtggagtcaccatctctggaggggtttaagaaaagcctggacatggcacttagtgccctggtctagttgccatggtggtgtcagggccatggttggactcgatggtcccagagggctcttccaacctcattgattctgggattctgtgtgatGCAATGTGGGGTTTCCACAAGAAAATCCATGTGTCACTTTAATAATATTCAAGGTTTCAGTTTTGCTCTTCTGTCCCATTTGAGGACTGGTCGTCCCATAAGGACATGAACAAGTATAATATTAAGACGTAACCAAGAGTTTGGGCAGAGTTTTAGGGGAAGCCTACCCCTGGCAACTGGAGCAGAAGAATTCATCCTGGCTGTAAAGTCTTCCCAGCGCTGGCCGTTGCGCGGGGCTCCCTTAGCCACCTCTAGCCAGCTGACGATGGGCACGGTTCTTTGGACGCTGGACTAAACTAAccctcagctgctccagccAGGCCATTGCTAGAAACGTGGGTAGAAGGGGAAGGTCAGGCTGGCAGCTGGAATTGAGGAGTTTCAGCAGGAATTTGAGAGTCGTGCTTGGAGAGCAGCAGtagagcggggctgggggagccagAGGGACTGCCTCCAAGCTGATGTTGATTTTGGCCTCTTCCAGGTGGTGCAAATGCAATGTAACATGGAGCTGAATGAAGACAAGACCCAGTGGCACGTAAGTATCTAGCTCCTACTCTACATGAGGCACTGGGGCAAGACCTGCTCTCTGTACCCATCTCTGGCATCTCACCAGGGAAAAAGTTTGGCCTCGGGCAGTTCGCTGCAGTGCCCAAAGGGCTTGCTCTTGTCCCTGTATAATAAAAGAAGAACAACAAAGCCACCAGCCCCCTCTGGCTGCAGGACAGGAAGACCTTGACATCTTTGGACATGTTTTAACTCTACTTCTTCCTAGTTTAACAGCTGCAGGTTAGCTGTAACTGTGGAGAGACCATTCCTCTAGGACTCAAGCTGCTCTGCCAAGGACATCCAGCATCTCGGCAGTCACCAACGTCCTCCCCGCTCACCACTGCCAGCAGTTTCTGGTGCTGATGGTAGAGCCAGCACCTTTCTCTCTTATGGAGAAACTGGTGGTTGTAAAGAGCGCTCtcttttttctgcagctgactCTTCTGCTGATCCTGGAGGACAAACTGCATCGACAGCTGAGCTACGACTTGCTGCCCAGTAGGTTTCCTCGCGAGTAcgtttgtgtgtgtgaatgcaGAAGGATTGCGTGGTGGCCCCGGTTGGGTTTAGGCTCAGATTGTGTTAGACAGATTGTATTTACAGccagcttttccttcctccttgtACTGGGAGAGCAGACTGGACCCTAATATCTGTGTGGTACCAGTTCTTGTCCACTCAGACCCTGAGCACACGGCCTCTGGCACGTGGTGGTAACCTGCACTCCAAAGTGAATGCTGGGAGTCCACTGAGTGGCCATCAAGAACAGGCATTTCACCCTGGGACGTGTGGGGTGTGACTCGTGGGGTAACACCAGTGAATTCTTCCCTCATGCCCAACAGTGGTGGGGTCCCTGCACCACCTTCCAAAGAAGGTGGACTCTCCCCCAAGGGAACCCCGTGGCTCTGGGGAAGGGGCTTCTCCTCAGAGTAGGTCCAGCACAGCAGGCTCCTTCCTAAAGCACGCAGGAGCCTTCTGGAGGCCGTGCAGCTCGAGTCCCTTGATGGCTCACACCAAAACTAGAGCATAAAGCTTGGAAATCACTGCTGGGGAGTTGCTGCCCCACCAGCTCCCGTGTttttctgcctgcctgctctgcacGCTGAGCCAAAACAAGCAGAAACTCCCCATGTGACACACAGCCAGGACCATTGTGCTGTGTGCGATGTGGGGCTGCAGCTCGTTCCTGCCCAGCACCTTGCTCAGCTCCCGGTCACTGCCCGCCTCTGCGCTCCCTTTGCCCCGGGGTTACTCAACAGTTACGGAGCCAACCAAGAGTTTACAGCTGAGAGACGTGTGAGCTTCCGTGTCCTCACCGTTCCTTGTCTCTGCAGCTGACAACTCCAAGGACTTGGCCACGGAGCTGGTGCATTACGGATTCATCCACGAGGTAAGCCTCCTgccaccccgcagcccagcCCCCAGATCTGTGACCCCGCGTGCCTCAGAGGAGCCAGAGCTCCTCCGTCCCCtatttttgtgggattttttctCTCCGTACTTCACTCATACCTAACTCCGGGTGGCTGTTTTGAGGGGACACTCAAATGGTGACGGCGGGGTTAAGCACAGGAACCTCGCAGTGATTCTGAGCGAGAACCAGCGTTGTGCCAAGGGAAGGAAGCCGAGGccacctcccctctcccagaGGAGTCGCCCGGTAGCCGGCGTTGCCGGGACGGCTGTGCTGAGCTCACCCTGCGGATTTCTGCCTGTCGGAGATGTCCTGCCCCGGCGTTGGCCAGGCTCTCCCTTAGGCATTGCAGACAGCCCCAAGAAAGAACTCAGGGCAGCCCAGGCATTCAGACTGCTCAGCAGCGTGGCCTCCAGGAAGGGCAGCacagagagaattaaaaatatatttatttttattctgtacaaGTTAAGAATTCTGGGGCTGTAGGTAAAGTTTTGGAGAATTCCCCATTCCGGATGCTGACGTTAGACAAGGAAGGGGTCAGCTTCCTCGAGCGAAAACTTTGTGTGAGTGCACCTGGAAAAAAGTACATTTagcctttcttccttcatttgaTTGAGAATTTTGAGTTTGTTTCTGGCAATTCCAAAACCCCTCTGTGATACAAGGCGGGGGTGTTTGTATCCTTTACATATAGTCGTGTATTTTGGTAATCTCTTTCTTAAGGGATAAACATTCTAATTATACTAGAAACCACCCACTCCTGAATGTGTCAGGAAAGAGATTTCTGTACAAAATAGTTGCCAGACCAATAAAAAGTGAcgttaattttaatttttgttagcAGTGAGGGTATAACTTTAGATCCAGTGGTCAGTTAATTAAgttgaaattaaacaaaagaagCTGGACCTGTTGTGTCCCTTCAGATTGGAAGCTCCAAAGAACTGtctgctcttttgcttttgtattcCACCTGATACAAAAAGGCTCCATTCTTCATTGGGCGTTATTCAGTAAATATTATGGTTATTAAC of the Nyctibius grandis isolate bNycGra1 chromosome 3, bNycGra1.pri, whole genome shotgun sequence genome contains:
- the NRBP2 gene encoding nuclear receptor-binding protein 2, producing MAVPEPDARLAQEKEEESEEESEILEESPCGRWQKRREQVNQGNMPGIQSTFLAMDTEEGVEVVWNELLFTDKKAFKAHEEKIKTMFEQLVLVDHPNIVKLHKYWLDVKDSKARVIFITEYVSSGSLKQFLKKTKKNHKAMNARAWKRWCTQILSALSFLHSCEPPIIHGNLTSDTIFIQHNGLIKIGSVWHRVFANALPDDLRSPIKIEREELRNLHFFPPEYGQKADGTAVDIFSFGMCALEMAVLEIQSNGDTRVSEEAIVRARHSVDDPNMREFILSCLTLNPDKRPTANNLLFHRVLFEVHSLKLLAAHCFINNQYLMPENVVEEKIKELDLNMVMAEIRREGRPGAQWRYSEVSFLELDKFLEDVRNGIYPLMNFAVSRPHALPRVLSQPQEDPQKAKTPTPEPFDVETRKVVQMQCNMELNEDKTQWHLTLLLILEDKLHRQLSYDLLPTDNSKDLATELVHYGFIHEDDCEKLANFLENTFHKYRSPPL